In Achromobacter xylosoxidans A8, a single window of DNA contains:
- a CDS encoding aminoglycoside phosphotransferase family protein: protein MFETYLSRWQLLPDGAPIVTRAAQLLPVRHRGQPAMLKVSHEEDEKQGGVLMRWWDGQGAARVLAHDGEAILLERATGTRSLAEYARNGRDDEATRIICGVLKDLHAPRARPLPALRPLEEWFEELWPMAQAQGGILAHSARHARALLDSPRDLTVLHGDVHHDNILDFGERGWLVIDPKRLHGERAFDYANIFCNPDLADPVPPVAIAPGRFERRLELVVAQSGLERRRLLQWILAWCGLSAAWFMSGGEDATIDLDIARQAQALLER from the coding sequence ATGTTCGAGACCTACCTCTCCCGCTGGCAACTGCTGCCCGACGGCGCCCCCATCGTCACCCGCGCGGCCCAGTTGCTGCCGGTGCGGCATCGCGGCCAGCCCGCCATGCTCAAGGTCTCGCACGAAGAAGACGAGAAACAAGGCGGCGTGCTGATGCGCTGGTGGGACGGCCAGGGCGCCGCGCGGGTGCTGGCCCATGACGGCGAGGCCATCCTGCTGGAGCGGGCCACGGGCACGCGCTCGCTGGCCGAATACGCCCGCAACGGGCGCGACGACGAGGCCACCCGCATCATCTGCGGCGTGCTGAAGGATCTGCATGCGCCGCGCGCCCGGCCTCTGCCCGCGCTGCGCCCACTGGAGGAATGGTTCGAGGAACTATGGCCCATGGCCCAAGCGCAAGGCGGCATCCTGGCGCACAGCGCCCGCCACGCCCGCGCCCTGCTCGACAGTCCGCGCGACCTGACGGTGCTGCACGGCGACGTGCACCATGACAACATCCTGGACTTCGGCGAGCGTGGCTGGCTGGTCATCGACCCCAAGCGCCTGCATGGGGAGCGCGCCTTCGACTACGCCAACATCTTCTGCAACCCGGATCTGGCGGATCCGGTTCCACCCGTGGCCATCGCGCCCGGGCGCTTCGAACGGCGGCTGGAGTTGGTAGTCGCGCAGTCGGGCCTGGAACGCCGCCGGCTGCTGCAATGGATCCTGGCCTGGTGCGGGCTATCCGCCGCCTGG
- a CDS encoding MFS transporter has translation MNMHAQHSAAPASAGRIFHGWRVVAAAFAITLLGFGSAYSFSAFVEALQRDFAATRGAVSLVFSLAGFLYFGFGVISGPLADRYGSRRMAWIGMLLVALGLALASAAQDMMQIYLAYGLGVGLGVGCAYVPVIGAVQRWFLRRRGLASGLAVSGIGVGTLLVPPLASALIALWGWRAAYLALAAVVAVLGCAAAFWVENSPQDRGLRPDGDAAPACATAASAPAGVPVRAAIRSKVFVLLYLASMAGAFGVFVPFVHLIPYALDHGIAPGLAVLLLGMVGVGSTAGRFLLGTLADRMGRRASLAAMYAGMAATLALWGACGQFWTLALFALVFGAFYGGWVALMPAVAMDYFGGRHVSGIIGALYTSVAFGTLIGPVAAGYAYDLSGSYLLPIIASAAGNAVAAAVTGLLPCQGATQARPAEDARRALL, from the coding sequence ATGAACATGCATGCGCAACACAGCGCCGCCCCAGCCTCCGCCGGCCGGATCTTCCACGGTTGGCGGGTAGTGGCCGCGGCCTTCGCCATTACTTTGCTGGGCTTCGGCAGCGCCTATTCCTTCAGCGCCTTTGTCGAAGCCTTGCAGCGCGACTTCGCCGCCACGCGCGGCGCGGTGTCGCTGGTGTTCTCGCTGGCGGGCTTCCTCTACTTCGGTTTCGGCGTGATCAGCGGTCCCCTGGCGGACCGCTATGGCTCGCGCCGCATGGCATGGATAGGCATGCTGCTGGTGGCGTTGGGGCTGGCGCTCGCCAGCGCCGCACAGGACATGATGCAGATCTACCTGGCTTATGGCCTGGGCGTCGGGCTGGGCGTGGGCTGCGCCTATGTGCCGGTGATAGGCGCGGTCCAGCGCTGGTTCCTGCGCCGGCGCGGGCTGGCCTCGGGGCTGGCCGTCAGCGGCATAGGCGTGGGCACGCTGCTGGTGCCGCCGCTGGCTTCCGCGCTGATAGCGCTGTGGGGCTGGCGCGCCGCCTATCTGGCGCTGGCGGCCGTGGTGGCGGTCCTGGGCTGCGCGGCGGCGTTCTGGGTGGAGAACTCGCCGCAGGACCGCGGCCTGCGGCCCGACGGCGACGCCGCGCCTGCTTGCGCAACGGCGGCATCCGCGCCGGCCGGCGTGCCGGTGCGCGCCGCCATCCGCAGCAAGGTCTTCGTCCTGCTGTACCTGGCAAGCATGGCTGGCGCCTTCGGCGTCTTCGTGCCCTTCGTGCATCTCATTCCGTACGCGCTGGATCATGGCATCGCGCCAGGACTGGCCGTGCTGCTGCTGGGCATGGTGGGCGTGGGCAGCACGGCGGGCCGGTTCCTGTTGGGCACGTTGGCCGACCGTATGGGCCGGCGCGCCTCGCTCGCCGCGATGTATGCCGGCATGGCCGCAACGCTGGCGCTGTGGGGCGCTTGCGGCCAGTTCTGGACGCTGGCGCTGTTCGCCCTGGTATTCGGCGCGTTCTACGGCGGCTGGGTCGCGTTGATGCCGGCGGTGGCCATGGATTATTTCGGCGGCCGCCATGTCAGCGGCATCATCGGCGCGCTTTACACCAGCGTGGCGTTCGGCACCTTGATCGGGCCGGTGGCGGCTGGCTATGCCTATGACCTCAGCGGTTCCTACCTGCTGCCCATTATCGCCAGCGCGGCGGGCAATGCGGTAGCGGCGGCGGTCACCGGCCTGCTGCCGTGCCAAGGCGCTACGCAGGCCAGGCCGGCGGAGGACGCGCGCCGCGCACTACTATAG
- a CDS encoding amidase, translating to MNYTEIIKETAGPHHLGLLALAALIRSGEVSPVEITLAQLRRIEALDGELRSYACVTAASALQEAQVAETEIRQGHYRGPLHGVPVGLKDLFRRKGVPTAAGTAIHRDTPADHDATVVRRLRDAGAVLLGQLQMTEGAYSDHHPSVAPPRNPWNADYWTGISSSGSAVATAAGLCFGATASDTGGSIRWPCAATGLTGIKPTWGRVSRHGVFELAASLDHAGVIARSAQDAAVLLEAIAGPDPADPTALQAPVPRYAQEAEAPIDGLRIGVDPDWNASEVDPQTQRMMTAAMQVFDQLGATLVPLRFPSDDAAQAVRDWAPLCAVEAALAHAATYPSRKAEYGSVLAGVIEAGHALPGLAYQRILLRRMAMRGQVDALFAKVDALLTPVQPMPPLTLNAVSVLGQQPALVEALQRYTCVFDMTGHPCLTLPAGQCQAGMPMGLQLVAAHLGEPVLFRLGAAFQAATDWHLCRPAT from the coding sequence ATGAACTATACGGAAATTATCAAGGAAACAGCCGGCCCGCACCACCTGGGCCTGCTCGCGCTCGCCGCCCTGATCCGGTCGGGGGAGGTCTCGCCGGTAGAGATCACGCTCGCCCAGTTGCGGCGCATCGAGGCCTTGGACGGCGAGCTGCGCAGCTATGCCTGCGTGACGGCGGCGTCCGCACTGCAAGAGGCGCAGGTGGCGGAAACCGAGATACGGCAGGGACACTATCGCGGTCCCCTGCATGGCGTGCCCGTCGGACTGAAAGACCTGTTCCGCCGCAAAGGCGTACCGACCGCCGCCGGCACCGCCATCCACCGCGACACGCCCGCGGATCACGACGCCACGGTGGTCCGCCGCCTGCGCGACGCGGGCGCGGTGCTGCTGGGGCAGTTGCAGATGACCGAAGGCGCGTACTCCGATCACCACCCGAGCGTCGCGCCGCCGCGCAACCCATGGAATGCGGACTACTGGACCGGTATTTCATCCAGCGGATCGGCGGTGGCGACGGCTGCGGGCCTGTGCTTTGGCGCGACCGCGTCGGACACCGGCGGCTCCATACGCTGGCCCTGCGCCGCCACCGGGCTGACCGGCATCAAGCCCACCTGGGGCCGCGTCAGCCGCCACGGCGTATTCGAACTTGCTGCTTCGCTGGATCATGCCGGCGTCATCGCGCGCAGCGCGCAGGACGCCGCAGTACTGCTGGAGGCGATCGCCGGCCCCGACCCGGCGGATCCGACGGCGCTGCAAGCGCCCGTCCCGCGCTACGCGCAGGAAGCCGAAGCGCCGATTGACGGCTTGCGGATCGGCGTGGATCCAGACTGGAACGCCAGCGAGGTCGATCCGCAGACTCAGCGCATGATGACGGCGGCCATGCAGGTTTTCGACCAGCTGGGCGCGACCCTGGTGCCGTTGCGCTTCCCCTCTGATGACGCCGCGCAGGCCGTGCGCGATTGGGCGCCGCTCTGCGCGGTGGAAGCGGCCCTTGCACACGCCGCCACCTATCCCTCGCGCAAGGCGGAATACGGATCGGTGCTGGCCGGCGTGATCGAGGCGGGCCACGCGCTGCCGGGCCTGGCCTACCAGCGCATTCTGTTGCGCCGCATGGCCATGCGCGGCCAGGTCGACGCCCTGTTCGCCAAGGTCGACGCGCTGCTGACGCCGGTACAGCCCATGCCGCCGCTGACCCTGAATGCTGTAAGCGTGCTGGGCCAGCAGCCCGCACTGGTCGAAGCCCTGCAGCGCTATACCTGCGTGTTCGACATGACGGGCCATCCCTGCCTGACGCTGCCCGCCGGCCAGTGCCAGGCAGGGATGCCGATGGGGCTGCAACTGGTGGCGGCGCATCTGGGCGAGCCTGTGCTGTTCCGGCTGGGCGCGGCATTCCAGGCGGCCACGGACTGGCACCTGTGCCGGCCAGCGACGTGA
- the gcvA gene encoding transcriptional regulator GcvA, translating into MTAPRLPPLNALRAFEAAARHLSVKDAAQELCVTPGAVSQMIKSLEQHLGVALFQRVNRGIQLTDAGHGFLPPVRNAFRQILAASARIALPSESRVLTVSTTAFFASAWLVPRLHDFHARHPQIDLQIVTSNALAAFGRDGADIAIRHGLGRYPGLQSEHLLTVEVVPVASAGLVAKLGMPAGALDLLRWPRVHDEARSGWQLWFAAQGLEDVGMPRGPAFDDGSLLLQAVAAGQGAGLLPLAMVRDELAAGRLVRLAGDAWLEEFGYYLVWPGRGAMPGKAQVFRDWLLESVAV; encoded by the coding sequence ATGACCGCTCCGCGACTCCCTCCGCTTAACGCGCTGCGCGCCTTCGAGGCCGCGGCCCGCCATCTGTCCGTGAAGGATGCGGCACAGGAACTGTGCGTGACGCCCGGCGCAGTCAGCCAGATGATCAAGTCGCTTGAGCAGCATCTGGGCGTGGCCCTGTTCCAGCGCGTGAACCGCGGCATTCAGCTGACGGATGCTGGACACGGGTTTCTGCCGCCGGTGCGCAACGCCTTCCGCCAGATCCTGGCCGCGTCCGCTCGTATTGCCTTGCCTTCAGAGAGCCGCGTACTCACGGTCAGCACCACTGCGTTCTTCGCGTCGGCCTGGCTGGTTCCCCGGTTGCATGACTTCCACGCCCGTCATCCGCAGATCGATCTGCAGATCGTCACCAGCAACGCGCTGGCCGCATTCGGCCGGGACGGCGCGGACATTGCCATCCGCCACGGACTGGGCCGCTACCCGGGGCTGCAAAGCGAACATCTGCTGACCGTCGAGGTCGTGCCAGTCGCGTCGGCCGGTCTGGTGGCGAAATTGGGCATGCCGGCAGGCGCGCTGGATTTGCTGCGCTGGCCGCGGGTACATGACGAGGCGCGCAGCGGCTGGCAACTGTGGTTTGCGGCGCAGGGCCTGGAAGATGTGGGCATGCCAAGGGGGCCCGCGTTCGACGATGGCAGCCTGCTGCTGCAGGCGGTGGCCGCGGGCCAGGGCGCGGGCTTGCTGCCGCTGGCGATGGTGCGGGACGAATTGGCGGCGGGACGCCTGGTCAGGCTGGCCGGCGACGCTTGGCTGGAAGAATTCGGCTATTACCTGGTGTGGCCGGGTCGGGGCGCCATGCCTGGCAAGGCGCAGGTGTTCCGCGACTGGCTGCTGGAAAGCGTGGCGGTTTGA
- a CDS encoding NUDIX hydrolase, whose protein sequence is MTAPSPQRPIAATIAAVVRDGRVLLVRRANPPDQGRWAFPGGKIDAGESLHAAAARELLEETGVRAEPLHVFDAVDVYDRDDAGALRRHFILIAVLCRWQAGEPVAGDDAADARWVSLEELDEHSLATSFGVAELARKAAALSAAL, encoded by the coding sequence ATGACCGCGCCCTCCCCCCAGCGCCCCATCGCCGCCACCATCGCCGCAGTCGTCCGCGACGGCCGCGTGCTGCTGGTGCGCCGCGCCAACCCACCGGACCAGGGCCGATGGGCCTTTCCCGGCGGCAAGATCGATGCAGGCGAAAGCCTCCATGCCGCTGCCGCACGCGAGCTGCTGGAAGAAACCGGCGTGCGCGCCGAGCCGCTGCATGTGTTCGACGCCGTCGACGTCTACGACCGCGACGACGCGGGCGCACTGCGCCGCCACTTCATCCTGATCGCCGTGCTGTGCCGCTGGCAAGCGGGCGAACCGGTAGCGGGCGACGACGCCGCCGACGCCCGCTGGGTATCGCTGGAAGAACTGGACGAGCACTCGCTCGCGACCAGCTTCGGCGTGGCGGAACTGGCGCGCAAGGCAGCGGCGCTGTCGGCGGCGCTCTAA
- a CDS encoding LysR family transcriptional regulator gives MDTPDRQLRYFLRIAELKSLSRAAEDLDQTQSGLSRQLAALEAHVGKPLFTRTGRGVELTEAGARLLDGIQPAYRNIDRVLEAVRQREGVTQGTVRLATVHTLSYYFMAEVVASFVSSHEHVNLSVMGRSSPEVVALVESGKADVGFVYDAAVASDNLASATLFDDDMCLIVRGDVPLPDDVDLAGMDLRLVGFPPHYALRKMIHSAGLEPEFAAEAETIDAMLKLVSSGVGACILPSRIPDKLLTEYGLRKVRVRSPILRRRVVAITLANRQPLPLVRDLLAVAHRIAAR, from the coding sequence ATGGATACACCGGACCGGCAGTTGCGTTATTTCCTGCGCATCGCGGAACTCAAATCGCTATCGCGCGCGGCGGAGGACCTGGATCAGACCCAGTCCGGGCTGAGCCGGCAGTTGGCGGCGCTGGAGGCCCACGTGGGCAAGCCGCTGTTCACCCGCACCGGGCGCGGCGTGGAGCTGACCGAGGCGGGCGCGCGCCTGTTGGATGGCATCCAGCCGGCCTACCGCAACATAGACCGGGTGCTGGAGGCCGTGCGCCAGCGCGAGGGCGTGACGCAGGGGACGGTCCGGCTTGCCACCGTGCATACGCTCAGCTACTACTTCATGGCCGAGGTGGTGGCCAGTTTCGTCAGCAGCCATGAACACGTGAACCTGTCCGTGATGGGCCGCAGTTCGCCCGAGGTGGTGGCGCTGGTGGAAAGCGGCAAGGCCGACGTGGGCTTCGTCTATGACGCGGCGGTGGCGTCGGACAACCTGGCGTCGGCCACGCTGTTCGATGACGACATGTGCCTGATCGTGCGCGGCGACGTGCCACTGCCGGACGACGTCGACCTGGCCGGCATGGATCTGCGGCTGGTGGGCTTCCCGCCGCACTACGCGCTGCGCAAGATGATCCACAGCGCGGGGCTGGAGCCCGAGTTCGCGGCCGAGGCCGAAACCATCGACGCCATGCTCAAGCTGGTGTCCTCGGGCGTGGGCGCCTGCATTCTTCCGTCCCGTATTCCCGACAAGCTGCTGACCGAGTACGGGCTGCGCAAGGTCCGGGTCCGTAGCCCCATCTTGCGGCGCCGCGTGGTCGCGATCACCCTGGCCAACCGGCAACCCCTGCCGCTGGTGCGCGATTTGCTGGCCGTCGCGCACCGCATCGCGGCGCGCTAA
- a CDS encoding aldolase yields MSTALREKSYFDTRATQEMARHLHAVPRSIQETMAYACRILAMTEQEAGLAGQISVRSQRPGAYWTLRFGLGFDEATPADFIEVDRDLHTLTGEGMANPATRFHLWVYEARPDVQSIIHTHSPWASALAAARQPLVISQMDMTPLHDDCAFLGEWPGVPIADQEGVIISGALGKKRAIILAHHGYLTAGVSCEEATYLSVYLERAARMQIRAQAFGPLTPVDDALAREAHDYLLKPSIVNATFNYWARQTHGIAPLPLPAA; encoded by the coding sequence ATGAGCACCGCATTACGAGAGAAATCCTATTTCGACACCCGCGCCACGCAGGAAATGGCGCGCCACCTGCACGCCGTGCCGCGCAGCATCCAGGAAACCATGGCCTATGCCTGTCGCATCCTGGCCATGACCGAGCAGGAAGCGGGGCTGGCGGGCCAGATCAGCGTGCGTTCGCAGCGGCCGGGGGCCTACTGGACCCTGCGCTTCGGGCTGGGCTTCGACGAAGCCACGCCGGCCGACTTCATCGAGGTGGACCGCGACCTGCACACGCTGACGGGCGAGGGCATGGCCAATCCGGCCACCCGCTTTCACCTGTGGGTGTACGAGGCGCGGCCCGACGTGCAGTCCATCATCCACACGCATTCGCCCTGGGCCTCGGCGCTGGCCGCGGCGCGCCAGCCGCTGGTGATCTCGCAGATGGACATGACGCCGCTGCACGACGACTGCGCGTTCCTGGGCGAATGGCCAGGCGTGCCGATCGCCGACCAGGAAGGCGTGATCATTTCCGGCGCGCTGGGTAAAAAGCGCGCCATCATCCTGGCGCATCACGGCTACCTGACGGCCGGCGTTTCATGCGAAGAGGCGACCTATCTGTCGGTCTACCTGGAGCGCGCGGCGCGCATGCAGATCCGCGCGCAGGCGTTCGGCCCGCTGACGCCGGTGGACGACGCGCTGGCGCGCGAAGCGCACGACTATCTGCTCAAGCCCTCGATCGTCAACGCGACGTTCAACTACTGGGCCCGCCAGACGCACGGCATCGCGCCTTTGCCGCTGCCTGCCGCCTGA
- a CDS encoding MFS transporter: MMTTKPAAARSRRDYVTAGLASMMGTTIEWYDFFLYGTAAALIFNKIFFPSFDPLTGTLAAFATYSVGFFARPLGGVIFGHYGDKIGRKSMLLITLLLMGVPTILIGLIPSYEQIGYWAAVLLVLMRFLQGIAVGGEWGGAVLMAVEHAPDGKKGFFGSLPQAGVAPGLILSSLAMGAVASLPEADMLAWGWRLPFLASVILLLVGWFIRVKVAESPDFEQMKEKGAKVEVPVAEVLKHHRRALLVVVGARLAEVTWFYTVVTFSLAYATGTLGIARSVMLDATIWGAAVALFTMPLFGMLGDKIGHKWVFMVGTLGILACAPVFFHLLGTRDTSWIILAVCLAVGLVYACLYGPEGTLFSSQFPAEVRYTGISLAVQVSGAIGGGLAPIVATWLLAKGGGDPRYVVWYLSILGVIALFSAWLMRSEAPAVAALRVPARADLRTP, encoded by the coding sequence ATGATGACGACCAAGCCTGCGGCTGCGCGCTCGCGCCGCGATTACGTGACGGCCGGACTGGCCAGCATGATGGGCACCACCATCGAGTGGTACGACTTTTTCCTGTACGGCACCGCTGCCGCGCTGATCTTCAACAAGATCTTCTTTCCGTCCTTCGACCCGCTGACCGGCACGCTGGCCGCGTTCGCCACCTATTCCGTGGGCTTTTTCGCGCGGCCCCTGGGCGGCGTGATCTTCGGCCATTACGGCGACAAGATCGGCCGCAAATCCATGCTGCTGATCACCTTGCTGCTGATGGGCGTGCCCACCATCCTGATCGGGTTGATTCCGTCGTATGAACAGATCGGCTACTGGGCCGCGGTACTGCTGGTGCTGATGCGCTTCCTACAAGGCATTGCGGTGGGCGGCGAATGGGGCGGAGCGGTGCTGATGGCGGTGGAACATGCGCCGGACGGCAAGAAGGGATTCTTTGGCAGCCTGCCGCAGGCCGGGGTGGCGCCGGGCCTGATCCTGTCGTCGCTGGCGATGGGCGCGGTCGCCAGCTTGCCCGAAGCCGACATGCTGGCCTGGGGCTGGCGGCTGCCGTTCCTGGCCAGCGTGATACTGCTGCTGGTAGGTTGGTTCATCCGGGTCAAGGTGGCCGAATCGCCCGACTTCGAACAGATGAAAGAGAAGGGCGCCAAGGTCGAGGTGCCGGTGGCCGAGGTACTGAAGCACCATCGCCGCGCCCTGCTGGTGGTGGTGGGCGCCAGGCTGGCGGAAGTGACCTGGTTCTACACCGTGGTGACCTTTTCGCTGGCCTACGCCACGGGCACCCTGGGCATCGCGCGTTCGGTCATGCTGGACGCCACGATCTGGGGCGCGGCGGTCGCGCTGTTCACCATGCCGCTGTTCGGCATGCTGGGCGACAAGATCGGCCATAAGTGGGTGTTCATGGTCGGTACCCTGGGCATCCTGGCTTGCGCGCCGGTCTTCTTCCATTTGCTGGGCACCCGCGACACCTCGTGGATCATCCTGGCGGTATGCCTGGCGGTCGGCCTGGTCTACGCTTGCCTGTACGGGCCGGAAGGCACCCTGTTCTCCAGCCAGTTCCCGGCCGAGGTGCGCTACACGGGCATTTCGTTGGCGGTGCAGGTATCCGGCGCCATCGGCGGCGGCTTGGCGCCCATCGTGGCGACCTGGCTGCTGGCCAAGGGCGGGGGCGATCCCAGGTATGTGGTGTGGTACCTGAGCATCCTGGGGGTGATCGCCTTGTTCAGCGCCTGGCTGATGCGCAGCGAGGCTCCCGCGGTGGCCGCTCTGCGGGTGCCTGCTCGCGCCGACTTGAGGACGCCATGA
- a CDS encoding 2-hydroxychromene-2-carboxylate isomerase, whose product MKTIDYYFWMNSDWAYLGADRLEALAARQQARIRYLPVDLPEVYGRTGGILLGLRSPERQAYRVTELARWCRKLDIHVNAQPAYMCPDAGLASRLVIAADQAGLPVAALYKAILKAEWCDEQDISDEATLRALLERQGLDAAALLAAAAEPGIEAIYRRNTDDAVAAGVFGSPAYVYRGELFWGQDRLEMLEEAVAA is encoded by the coding sequence ATGAAGACTATCGACTATTACTTCTGGATGAACTCCGACTGGGCCTACCTGGGCGCCGACAGGCTGGAGGCGCTGGCCGCGCGCCAGCAGGCCAGGATCCGCTACCTGCCGGTGGACCTGCCCGAGGTCTACGGCCGCACCGGCGGCATCCTGCTGGGCCTGCGCTCGCCCGAGCGCCAGGCCTACCGGGTGACGGAGTTGGCGCGCTGGTGCCGCAAGCTGGATATCCACGTCAACGCGCAGCCGGCATATATGTGTCCGGATGCCGGCCTGGCTTCGCGTCTTGTCATCGCGGCGGACCAGGCCGGCCTGCCGGTGGCGGCGCTGTACAAAGCCATCCTGAAAGCCGAGTGGTGCGACGAACAGGACATCTCGGATGAAGCCACCTTGCGCGCCCTCCTGGAGCGTCAGGGGCTGGATGCCGCGGCGCTGCTGGCCGCGGCGGCCGAACCCGGTATTGAGGCCATCTACCGCCGCAACACTGACGACGCGGTCGCGGCCGGGGTGTTCGGCTCGCCCGCCTACGTGTACCGGGGCGAGCTGTTCTGGGGCCAGGACCGGCTGGAGATGCTGGAAGAGGCCGTGGCCGCATAA
- a CDS encoding HAL/PAL/TAL family ammonia-lyase yields the protein MLMQNSPFSPARPHSPTIHLAISAVALLGAMFAPLAAIAACTPVKLDGRTLSLAQIESVARQGCGVALADEAMQRAERSYGLLLAYAQLDRPVYGLNRGVGLNKDQTIFKGGEISPEVRKLSEQFNRNLLRSHSAAYGSEAPQEVTRAAMLIRLNTALSGGAGLQPAVLRQYAEFLNRGITPVMFGEGSVGQADITILPQIGLAMMGEGQAYYRGQRLPAAQALRQAGLEPVQPFGKDALAIVSSNAYGAAIASLAALDAARLLSQADAVAALSLEGLDGNLAPLLSVSQNQRPYDGQVSTAEHILALLRGSSLWQRDPQRALQDPLSFRTVSQVHGAARDMLQLLQRQLQLQINSSDDNPTVALDARPAEHAQPYELQFYVTEGPVRGAVMPNAGFDPSAWALPLQGMGVALSQVAQLSAQRTLRLTDTAFTGLPRFLSPGNGAIGYGPIQKTVSSLAAEIRVLALPMTTDVQPQAGNIEDVGTNAPATGRRVAGQIDRLTTLLAVELMHAAQAVDLRVAKRPDFALGAGTGALRRDFRQQVPYMAEDRRNDADIVIAADFLVRSRQQQPAGAGTAP from the coding sequence ATGCTCATGCAGAACTCGCCGTTCTCCCCTGCCCGTCCACACAGTCCCACCATCCACCTGGCCATAAGCGCCGTCGCGCTGCTCGGCGCCATGTTCGCCCCTCTGGCCGCCATCGCCGCCTGCACCCCTGTCAAGCTGGACGGACGTACGCTCAGTCTGGCGCAGATCGAATCCGTGGCCAGGCAGGGCTGCGGCGTAGCGCTGGCCGACGAGGCGATGCAGCGGGCAGAACGTTCCTATGGGCTGCTGCTGGCCTATGCGCAGCTGGATCGTCCCGTGTACGGACTGAACCGGGGCGTCGGGCTGAACAAGGACCAGACCATTTTCAAGGGCGGAGAGATTTCGCCCGAAGTCCGCAAATTGTCGGAGCAGTTCAACCGCAACCTGCTGCGTTCGCACAGCGCCGCCTATGGCAGCGAAGCGCCTCAGGAGGTCACCCGGGCAGCGATGCTCATCCGGCTGAACACGGCGTTGTCCGGCGGCGCCGGATTGCAGCCAGCGGTGCTGCGCCAGTACGCCGAATTCCTCAACCGCGGCATCACCCCGGTGATGTTCGGCGAAGGCTCGGTCGGGCAGGCCGACATCACCATTCTGCCGCAGATCGGGCTGGCGATGATGGGTGAAGGCCAGGCCTACTACCGCGGCCAGCGCCTGCCTGCGGCGCAGGCATTGCGCCAGGCGGGGCTCGAGCCGGTGCAGCCTTTCGGCAAGGACGCCCTGGCCATCGTCAGCTCCAACGCCTATGGCGCCGCCATCGCATCGCTGGCGGCGCTGGACGCGGCCAGGCTGCTCTCCCAGGCCGATGCGGTCGCTGCGCTGTCGCTCGAAGGCCTGGACGGCAACCTCGCGCCGCTGCTGTCCGTGTCGCAAAACCAGCGGCCCTACGACGGCCAGGTAAGCACGGCCGAACACATACTTGCGCTGTTGCGCGGCAGCTCCCTGTGGCAGCGAGACCCGCAGCGGGCGCTGCAAGACCCGCTGAGCTTTCGCACGGTGAGCCAGGTCCATGGCGCGGCGCGGGACATGCTGCAGCTGCTGCAGCGGCAGCTGCAACTGCAGATCAACAGTTCCGACGACAACCCCACCGTGGCGCTGGATGCCAGGCCCGCCGAGCATGCCCAGCCCTACGAATTGCAGTTCTACGTCACGGAAGGCCCGGTCCGCGGCGCCGTGATGCCCAACGCCGGATTCGACCCCAGCGCCTGGGCGCTGCCCTTGCAGGGCATGGGCGTCGCCCTGTCCCAGGTGGCCCAGTTGTCGGCGCAGCGCACGCTTCGGTTGACCGATACCGCATTCACGGGGCTCCCGCGGTTTCTCAGTCCGGGCAATGGCGCGATCGGATATGGTCCGATCCAGAAGACCGTGTCGTCGCTCGCGGCGGAGATACGGGTACTGGCGCTGCCGATGACGACCGACGTGCAACCCCAGGCCGGCAATATCGAAGACGTGGGAACCAACGCGCCAGCCACGGGCCGCAGGGTAGCCGGCCAGATCGACCGGCTGACCACCCTGCTGGCGGTAGAACTGATGCACGCCGCCCAGGCCGTGGATTTGCGCGTGGCCAAACGCCCCGACTTCGCGCTCGGGGCAGGAACCGGCGCGCTGCGGCGTGACTTCCGGCAGCAGGTTCCCTATATGGCGGAAGATCGCCGCAATGATGCAGACATCGTCATCGCCGCCGATTTTCTGGTCCGGTCCCGCCAGCAGCAGCCGGCGGGTGCAGGGACGGCGCCCTGA